Proteins encoded together in one Spodoptera frugiperda isolate SF20-4 chromosome 15, AGI-APGP_CSIRO_Sfru_2.0, whole genome shotgun sequence window:
- the LOC118274720 gene encoding trypsin CFT-1-like — MRVLALIWLCFAAVAAVPTNHQRIVGGDLANINQYPSIAALLYSWNLNHYAHACGGIILNTNTILTAAHCTYGDAPNSWRIRVGSSMAHTGGNVYNVAHNIVHNAFSFRTLDNDIAILRSSSVFANNDNVRVASIAGPNYLLADHSLVWAVGWGDTYFGSHAGSEQLRHVQVQTINQNTCRINYATRGVVITDNMLCSGWPTGSRDQCHGDSGGPLYHNNIVVGVCSFGIGCGQAFFPRVNTRVSRYTAWIIANS; from the exons ATGCGTGTCTTGGCTCTGATATGGCTTTGCTTCGCGGCTGTTGCAG ccGTCCCCACAAATCATCAAAGGATTGTTGGCGGTGACCTGGCTAATATTAATCAGTACCCTAGCATCGCCGCTCTCCTGTATTCATGGAACTTGAATCATTACGCGCACGCCTGTGGAGGTATCATCTTGAACACCAATACCATCCTTACAGCTGCCCACTGCACTTA TGGCGACGCACCCAATAGTTGGCGCATCCGTGTCGGCTCCTCCATGGCCCACACCGGTGGTAACGTTTACAACGTTGCCCATAACATCGTTCACAATGCATTTAGCTTTAGAACTCTAGACAACGATATCGCTATACTCCGTTCCTCCTCCGTCTTCGCTAACAACGATAATGTCCGTGTTGCTTCTATCGCCGGTCCTAACTACTTGCTCGCCGACCACAGTCTCGTCTGGGCTGTCGGATGGGGAGACACTTAC tttggTTCACATGCTGGCTCTGAACAGCTTCGTCACGTCCAAGTGCAGACCATCAACCAAAATACTTGCAGAATCAACTACGCTACCCGCGGTGTTGTTATCACCGACAACATGTTGTGCTCCGGTTGGCCCACCGGTAGTCGCGACCAGTGCCATGGTGACTCTGGTGGTCCTCTCTACCACAACAACATTGTTGTTGGTGTCTGCTCTTTCGGTATCGGATGCGGTCAAGCCTTTTTCCCTAGAGTCAACACTCGCGTATCCCGTTACACCGCTTGGATTATCGCTAATTCATAA